A genomic stretch from Desulfohalobium retbaense DSM 5692 includes:
- a CDS encoding ABC transporter permease produces the protein MTLRQILRLAPLLAPFGILLAGGVGLTVAQSLGVLLPVPVPGGPLEGYRAVLSAPGFWETCLFSLGVALASALLSVATGTWLGYALWRLPPQMRRLGIVYKLQLILPHLSVAFVVLLFWSPTGILASVLYQLGLLEAPDQFPNILYSGYGLGMILAYTCKGVPFVMLLVLALLARFDRRQLATARMLGAGWWQTARYVLYPHLRPATHTSFIILFLYSFGAFDIPFILGESRPGMLSIAVFNRYFKSPLDKRPEAMAMLVIMFLFAATFIVLYGRIVRHIDNAARKL, from the coding sequence ATGACCTTGCGTCAGATACTCCGCCTCGCCCCGCTCCTCGCTCCGTTCGGGATCCTTTTGGCTGGCGGCGTGGGATTGACAGTGGCCCAATCCCTGGGAGTCCTTCTCCCGGTGCCTGTCCCGGGAGGGCCACTGGAAGGATACCGGGCCGTGCTCAGTGCGCCCGGATTCTGGGAGACCTGTCTGTTTTCCCTCGGCGTGGCCCTGGCCTCCGCCCTGCTGAGCGTCGCCACCGGTACCTGGCTTGGCTACGCCCTATGGCGACTTCCGCCGCAAATGCGGCGGCTCGGGATCGTCTACAAACTCCAACTCATCCTGCCCCATCTGAGCGTGGCCTTTGTCGTCCTTCTTTTTTGGAGCCCGACCGGGATTCTGGCCTCTGTCCTGTATCAGCTCGGCCTGCTGGAAGCCCCGGACCAATTTCCGAATATCCTCTACTCCGGATACGGTCTGGGGATGATCCTGGCCTACACCTGCAAGGGGGTGCCCTTTGTCATGCTTCTGGTGCTGGCGCTCCTGGCCCGTTTTGACCGCCGCCAGCTGGCGACCGCACGCATGCTTGGGGCCGGGTGGTGGCAAACCGCACGCTATGTCCTTTATCCCCATTTGCGCCCGGCAACGCACACATCGTTTATCATCCTCTTTTTGTACAGCTTCGGCGCTTTCGACATCCCGTTTATCCTCGGAGAAAGCCGTCCGGGCATGCTCAGCATCGCCGTGTTCAACCGCTACTTCAAATCCCCGCTCGACAAACGGCCCGAAGCAATGGCCATGCTGGTCATCATGTTTCTCTTTGCGGCCACGTTTATCGTTCTCTACGGACGGATCGTGCGCCACATCGACAACGCGGCGCGGAAATTATAA
- a CDS encoding ABC transporter permease: MRPLAKQNRWYHILFFLGVVVLFCSPVVVLVLSSIGPHWQFPHLWPQEVSWEPLNTLWNQRLPLLRHLSSSIGYSLATVATTLLMCLTPAATLAHSHFRGKTLLEGLLLTPALVPPMTYAMGLHVAFLHTGLADTFAGVVLVLSLFSFPYMLRPLVAGFEQMGTSYGQCARNLGASRLRTALEIELPLLLPSILAGGSVVFLVAFSEYFLVFLIGGGSVESFTGFLVPLLQSSNRALASACTLLFLLVPLMLFAASEGVVAAYWRKRGAPI, encoded by the coding sequence ATGCGACCATTAGCAAAGCAGAACCGCTGGTACCATATCCTCTTTTTCCTGGGGGTGGTTGTCCTGTTTTGCTCCCCTGTCGTGGTCCTGGTGCTCTCCAGCATCGGCCCGCACTGGCAGTTCCCCCACCTCTGGCCGCAGGAGGTGTCCTGGGAGCCGCTCAACACGCTTTGGAACCAGCGGCTTCCCCTGCTGCGACATCTGTCGAGTTCCATAGGCTATTCTCTGGCAACGGTGGCGACCACATTGCTTATGTGCCTGACGCCCGCGGCCACCCTGGCCCACAGCCATTTTCGGGGCAAGACGCTTCTCGAAGGATTGTTGCTCACCCCAGCCCTGGTCCCGCCGATGACCTATGCCATGGGGTTGCACGTCGCGTTTTTGCACACCGGGCTCGCCGACACCTTCGCTGGCGTGGTTTTGGTCCTCTCCCTTTTCAGCTTTCCCTATATGCTGCGTCCCCTTGTGGCCGGATTTGAACAGATGGGGACCAGTTATGGCCAATGCGCTCGCAATCTCGGCGCTTCCCGCCTGCGCACGGCCCTGGAAATCGAACTCCCCCTCTTGCTGCCTTCCATTCTCGCCGGAGGCAGTGTGGTCTTTCTGGTTGCGTTCTCCGAATATTTCCTTGTCTTTTTGATTGGAGGCGGTTCGGTCGAATCCTTTACCGGTTTCCTGGTCCCCCTCCTGCAATCTTCAAACCGCGCTCTGGCTTCGGCCTGCACATTGCTCTTTCTGCTCGTTCCGCTCATGTTGTTCGCCGCCAGTGAAGGCGTCGTGGCCGCCTATTGGCGCAAACGGGGCGCCCCGATCTGA